A single Actinomadura algeriensis DNA region contains:
- a CDS encoding arsenate reductase ArsC, which produces MTESPATTDPDTSETSGKPSVLFVCVHNAGRSQMAAAYLAHLAGDAVEVRSAGSEPADRVDPAVVQAMAEEGIDVSAETPKILTVDAVRASDVVITMGCGDTCPVFPGKRYLDWKLDDPAGRGVEAVRPIRDEILTRIEALIGELAGP; this is translated from the coding sequence ATGACCGAGAGCCCCGCGACCACCGATCCCGACACCTCCGAGACGTCCGGTAAGCCGAGCGTGCTGTTCGTGTGCGTCCACAACGCCGGGCGCTCGCAGATGGCCGCCGCCTACCTCGCCCACCTCGCCGGGGACGCCGTCGAGGTGCGCTCCGCCGGGTCCGAACCGGCCGACCGGGTCGACCCCGCCGTGGTGCAGGCGATGGCCGAGGAGGGCATCGACGTCTCCGCCGAGACGCCCAAGATCCTCACGGTCGACGCCGTGCGGGCGTCCGACGTGGTCATCACCATGGGCTGCGGCGACACCTGCCCCGTCTTCCCCGGCAAGCGCTATCTCGACTGGAAACTCGACGACCCGGCCGGGCGGGGCGTCGAGGCCGTCCGCCCCATCCGCGACGAGATCCTTACCCGGATCGAGGCGCTGATCGGCGAACTGGCCGGCCCCTGA
- a CDS encoding low molecular weight phosphatase family protein, protein MAEIGVDLSPESPKPLTDELVAAAGLVVTLGCGGACPVLPGIRYLDWTVPDPAGRPLAEVRRIRDELDLLTTGLLTTVQHKEKT, encoded by the coding sequence ATGGCGGAGATCGGGGTCGATCTGTCTCCGGAGTCCCCCAAGCCGCTGACCGACGAGCTGGTCGCGGCGGCCGGTCTGGTGGTCACGCTCGGCTGCGGAGGCGCGTGCCCGGTGCTGCCCGGCATCCGCTACCTCGACTGGACGGTCCCCGACCCGGCCGGCCGTCCCCTGGCCGAAGTCCGCCGCATTCGCGACGAACTCGACCTGCTCACCACCGGCCTGCTCACCACCGTCCAGCACAAGGAGAAGACATGA
- a CDS encoding FAD-dependent oxidoreductase, giving the protein MSGDTDPQGTTTGRSDCCGVSACCTDAEQPMTPGVTAHQAKSDAGCGCVTERGGERNPPVVVVGAGPVGLAAAAHLAERGLDFLVLEAGDEVGAAIREWGHVRLFSPWRYDTDAAARRLLELTGWALPDPDHLPTGAELVDRYLVPLSRVPELDGRVRTRTRVLAVTRRGADATRTIGRDERPLLVRVREADGTVRDLDARAVIDTSGTWGDRNPLGHSGLPAPGEDTAAAHITGPLPDVLGRDRARFAGRHTLVVGMGHSAANTLLALAELAHDAPGTRITWAVRGTSVARLYGGGDADGLPARGALGTRLKQAVEAGRIDLVRGFTITRLEGDGPVTVIGTTADGERAVTADTIVAATGFRPDLDMLREVRVELDPATEAPVRLAPMIDPNFHSCGTVPPHGEGVLAHPEKGFYLAGAKSYGRAPTFLMATGYEQVRSIVAALAGDRAAADTIRLDLPETGVCSTDLLTDDLLSGAQDGGCGASCATEPAPRTADQETASSCCGAPEPVTVGVGAPAGLGFATGHVHGHSGDAERGES; this is encoded by the coding sequence ATGAGCGGCGACACCGATCCTCAGGGCACCACGACCGGACGGAGCGACTGTTGCGGTGTCAGCGCCTGCTGCACCGACGCCGAGCAGCCCATGACCCCGGGCGTCACCGCCCACCAGGCCAAGTCCGACGCCGGTTGCGGCTGCGTCACCGAGCGGGGCGGCGAGCGGAACCCGCCGGTCGTGGTGGTCGGGGCCGGGCCGGTCGGGCTCGCCGCCGCCGCGCACCTGGCCGAACGCGGCCTCGACTTCCTGGTCCTCGAGGCCGGGGACGAGGTCGGCGCGGCGATCCGCGAATGGGGCCACGTCCGGCTGTTCTCACCCTGGCGCTACGACACCGACGCCGCCGCACGGCGCCTCCTGGAGCTCACCGGGTGGGCCCTTCCCGACCCCGACCACCTGCCCACCGGCGCCGAACTCGTCGACCGCTACCTCGTCCCGCTCTCGCGGGTGCCCGAACTGGACGGACGCGTCCGCACCCGCACCCGCGTCCTCGCCGTCACCCGCCGCGGCGCCGATGCCACCCGGACGATCGGCCGCGACGAGCGCCCGCTGCTCGTGCGCGTCCGGGAGGCCGACGGGACGGTCCGCGACCTCGACGCCCGCGCCGTCATCGACACGTCCGGCACCTGGGGCGACCGCAACCCGCTGGGGCACTCCGGGCTGCCCGCGCCCGGCGAGGACACCGCCGCCGCGCACATCACCGGCCCGCTCCCCGACGTCCTCGGCCGCGACCGCGCCCGCTTCGCCGGACGGCACACCCTCGTCGTCGGCATGGGCCACTCGGCCGCCAACACCCTCCTCGCCCTCGCCGAACTCGCGCACGACGCTCCCGGCACCCGCATCACCTGGGCCGTCCGGGGGACCTCCGTCGCCCGTCTGTACGGGGGCGGGGACGCCGACGGGCTCCCCGCCCGCGGCGCGCTGGGCACCCGCCTCAAGCAGGCCGTCGAAGCCGGGAGGATCGACCTCGTCCGCGGCTTCACCATCACCCGCCTGGAAGGAGACGGCCCGGTCACGGTGATCGGCACGACGGCGGACGGTGAACGCGCCGTCACCGCCGACACGATCGTCGCCGCCACCGGGTTCCGGCCCGACCTGGACATGCTCCGCGAGGTCCGCGTCGAGCTCGACCCGGCGACCGAGGCGCCCGTCCGGCTCGCGCCGATGATCGACCCGAACTTCCACTCCTGCGGCACCGTCCCGCCGCACGGCGAGGGCGTCCTCGCCCACCCCGAGAAGGGGTTCTACCTGGCCGGGGCGAAGAGCTACGGCCGCGCCCCGACGTTCCTCATGGCCACCGGTTACGAGCAGGTCCGCTCCATCGTCGCCGCGCTCGCCGGGGACCGCGCGGCCGCCGACACCATCCGGCTCGACCTGCCCGAGACCGGCGTCTGCTCCACCGACCTGCTCACCGATGACCTCCTGTCCGGAGCGCAGGACGGCGGATGCGGCGCCTCGTGCGCCACCGAACCGGCCCCGCGGACCGCCGACCAGGAGACCGCGTCCTCCTGCTGCGGCGCCCCGGAACCGGTCACGGTCGGCGTCGGCGCACCGGCCGGGCTCGGGTTCGCCACCGGGCACGTCCACGGCCACTCGGGCGACGCCGAACGCGGCGAGTCCTGA
- a CDS encoding DUF305 domain-containing protein, with protein MNRRDRAGRVFSAVAFMVIGAVAAILLLGAGRSPDPARLPAAAASDIGFSQDMIVHHQQAVTMVQAAGGRLSPPVAQLATGIEINQLKEIGQMQGWLSLWKAPQVPSGPPMTWMTAHHGHDGRTAGSGDAPMPGMASVREIQRLGELNGAEADTWFLKLMIRHHEGGLIMSTAAARQSTLQQVRSLATLMTTAQRREIATMLGLLSALGHKPLPSPTRG; from the coding sequence ATGAACCGCCGCGACCGCGCCGGCCGGGTGTTCTCGGCGGTGGCGTTCATGGTGATCGGGGCGGTCGCCGCGATCCTGCTGCTGGGCGCCGGACGCTCGCCGGACCCGGCGCGGCTCCCGGCCGCCGCGGCGTCCGACATCGGCTTCAGCCAGGACATGATCGTTCATCACCAGCAGGCCGTCACCATGGTCCAGGCCGCCGGCGGGCGCCTCAGTCCCCCGGTGGCCCAACTGGCCACCGGCATCGAGATCAACCAGCTGAAGGAGATCGGCCAGATGCAGGGCTGGCTGTCACTGTGGAAGGCTCCGCAGGTGCCCTCCGGCCCGCCCATGACCTGGATGACCGCACACCACGGCCACGACGGCCGGACGGCCGGCAGCGGCGACGCCCCAATGCCGGGCATGGCATCCGTCCGGGAGATCCAGCGCCTGGGCGAACTCAACGGCGCCGAAGCCGACACCTGGTTCCTCAAGCTCATGATCCGCCATCATGAGGGCGGCCTGATCATGTCCACCGCCGCCGCACGCCAGAGCACCCTCCAACAGGTCCGCTCCCTGGCCACGCTCATGACCACCGCACAACGCCGGGAGATCGCCACCATGCTCGGCCTGCTGTCGGCGCTCGGCCACAAGCCCCTGCCCTCGCCCACGCGCGGGTGA
- a CDS encoding DUF397 domain-containing protein, with protein MTSPQWRKSSRSSDGTSGQCVEVARLDSAIGLRDSKTPDDGHLALPAKVFAGLVAIVKRAESDLR; from the coding sequence GTGACTTCCCCCCAATGGCGCAAGAGCAGCCGGTCCAGCGATGGAACCAGCGGCCAGTGCGTCGAGGTCGCCCGCCTCGACAGCGCCATCGGACTACGGGACAGCAAGACCCCAGACGACGGCCACCTCGCGCTCCCTGCAAAAGTCTTCGCCGGGCTTGTCGCCATCGTGAAGCGGGCTGAGTCGGACCTTAGGTGA
- the arsB gene encoding ACR3 family arsenite efflux transporter → MTSSPATQAPASEAGLVGRLSTLDRFLPVWIIAAMAAGLLLGRTVPGMDDALSAVEIGGISLPIALGLLIMMYPVLAKVRYDRLDTVTGDRRLVVSSIVLNWVVGPALMFALAWIFLPDLPEYRTGLIIVGLARCIAMVIIWNDLACGDREAAAVLVALNSIFQVIAFGALGWFYLQILPGRLGLATDDLHFSTGKIIVNVLVFLGVPLLAGYLTRRFGEKTKGRDWYENRFLPRIGPAALYGLLFTIVILFALQGETITSQPVDVVRIALPLLVYFAVMWGGSYALGRGVGLPYDRTATLAFTAAGNNFELAIAVAIGTFGVTSGQALAGVVGPLIEVPVLVALVYVSLWLRRRIDSRSAESRA, encoded by the coding sequence GTGACGTCATCGCCCGCCACACAGGCCCCGGCCTCCGAAGCCGGACTGGTCGGCAGGCTGTCCACCCTCGACCGCTTCCTGCCCGTATGGATCATCGCCGCGATGGCCGCCGGACTCCTCCTCGGCCGTACCGTCCCCGGCATGGACGACGCGCTGTCGGCGGTCGAGATCGGCGGCATCTCCCTGCCCATCGCCCTCGGCCTGCTGATCATGATGTACCCGGTGCTGGCGAAGGTCCGCTACGACCGCCTCGACACCGTCACCGGCGACCGCCGCCTGGTGGTCTCCTCGATCGTCCTGAACTGGGTCGTCGGCCCGGCGCTGATGTTCGCGCTCGCCTGGATCTTCCTGCCCGACCTGCCCGAGTACCGCACCGGCCTCATCATCGTCGGGCTGGCCCGCTGCATCGCGATGGTCATCATCTGGAACGATCTGGCCTGCGGCGACCGCGAGGCCGCCGCCGTCCTGGTCGCCCTCAACTCGATCTTCCAGGTGATCGCATTCGGGGCCCTCGGCTGGTTCTACCTCCAGATCCTCCCCGGCCGGCTCGGTCTCGCCACCGACGACCTGCACTTCTCCACCGGCAAGATCATCGTCAACGTGCTGGTGTTCCTCGGCGTCCCGCTGCTGGCCGGGTACCTCACCCGCCGCTTCGGAGAGAAGACCAAGGGCCGAGACTGGTACGAGAACCGCTTCCTGCCGCGGATCGGCCCGGCCGCCCTGTACGGTCTGCTGTTCACCATCGTGATCCTGTTCGCCCTGCAAGGCGAGACGATCACCTCCCAGCCGGTGGACGTGGTCCGCATCGCCCTGCCGCTGCTCGTGTACTTCGCGGTCATGTGGGGCGGCTCCTACGCCCTCGGACGCGGCGTCGGCCTGCCCTACGACCGCACCGCGACGCTCGCCTTCACCGCCGCGGGCAACAACTTCGAGCTGGCCATCGCGGTCGCGATCGGCACGTTCGGCGTCACGTCCGGGCAGGCGCTGGCCGGCGTCGTCGGCCCCCTCATCGAGGTGCCGGTCCTGGTCGCCCTGGTGTACGTCTCCCTTTGGCTGCGCCGCCGCATCGACTCGCGATCGGCTGAATCGCGAGCGTGA
- a CDS encoding MerR family transcriptional regulator: MDGRHMQIGEVADRTGLSLRTIRHYEDVGLALPTARSQGGFRLYTDDDVARLLVIKRMKPLDFTLEEMRDLLTILDELQAADTDEATRTDLAKRLAVYRTLVEERCAKIRTRLSDAEQFSAELSTELRKHRA; this comes from the coding sequence ATGGACGGCAGGCACATGCAGATCGGCGAGGTGGCCGACCGGACCGGCTTGAGCCTGCGCACCATCCGACACTACGAGGACGTCGGCCTGGCCCTCCCCACGGCGCGCTCCCAAGGCGGCTTCCGCCTCTACACCGACGACGACGTCGCACGCCTCCTGGTCATCAAGCGCATGAAGCCCCTCGACTTCACGCTCGAGGAGATGCGCGACCTGCTGACCATCCTCGACGAGTTGCAGGCCGCCGACACCGACGAGGCCACCAGGACCGACCTCGCCAAACGTCTCGCCGTCTACCGCACGCTGGTCGAGGAACGCTGCGCGAAGATCCGCACCCGCCTGTCCGACGCCGAACAGTTCTCCGCCGAACTCTCCACCGAGCTACGCAAACACCGCGCGTAA
- a CDS encoding helix-turn-helix domain-containing protein — translation MEFLEIQLTDGSVMHINESPEPRSSMWAWIAYQLRIQRRQRGMSGHALAKLLNCARSSISRLENSEAKLTDAQAGTLDKEWNTGNLFKTMVRYAWLGHDANWFKTFTDSEGRASVLKIYSGQLVPALLQTPNYARALLVEGREPGIDALVEARMARQKILAKDGPADLWVLLAETALPCLVGGKAVMREQLARLVELSQLPNVTLRIVPNTAGANAGLDGPFKIIKVKEGQVGYVEAPTGGRLVADASEVDGLVDRFDRIGAVALPVDSSRSLIEQLRETM, via the coding sequence GTGGAATTCCTGGAAATTCAGCTGACGGACGGAAGTGTCATGCACATCAACGAGTCCCCCGAGCCTCGATCGTCGATGTGGGCCTGGATCGCCTACCAACTGCGGATCCAGCGGAGGCAGCGCGGCATGTCGGGCCATGCCCTGGCCAAGCTCCTCAACTGCGCACGTTCCTCGATTTCCAGACTGGAGAACAGCGAGGCCAAACTGACCGACGCCCAGGCCGGCACCCTGGACAAGGAGTGGAACACCGGGAACCTGTTCAAAACCATGGTCCGGTACGCCTGGCTCGGACACGACGCGAACTGGTTCAAGACCTTCACCGACTCGGAGGGGCGCGCCTCCGTCCTGAAGATCTACAGCGGACAACTCGTCCCCGCGCTGCTGCAGACCCCCAACTACGCGCGGGCTCTCCTGGTCGAAGGACGCGAACCGGGGATCGACGCTCTGGTCGAGGCGCGCATGGCTCGGCAGAAGATCCTCGCCAAGGACGGGCCCGCCGACCTCTGGGTGCTGCTGGCCGAGACGGCGCTGCCCTGTTTGGTCGGTGGGAAGGCGGTCATGCGTGAACAACTCGCCAGGCTCGTCGAGCTTTCTCAGCTTCCCAACGTGACCTTGCGGATCGTCCCCAATACCGCGGGCGCCAACGCGGGCCTCGACGGGCCGTTTAAAATCATCAAGGTCAAGGAGGGGCAGGTCGGCTACGTGGAGGCACCCACCGGCGGACGACTCGTCGCGGATGCCTCGGAAGTCGACGGGCTGGTGGACAGGTTCGACCGCATTGGGGCGGTTGCTCTCCCCGTAGACTCCAGTCGGAGCCTGATCGAGCAACTCAGGGAGACCATGTGA
- a CDS encoding arsenate reductase/protein-tyrosine-phosphatase family protein, translating into MNAERPDLVRRATVHAALAEPVRLAMVDALALQDVSPKALGARLDLPSNLLAHHLGVLERAGLVVRGRSEADRRRSYVRLIPETLDGLVPAAPRGLPRPPRVVFVCTHNSARSQLAAALWARRSPVPAASAGTRPSPHVHPRTVATARAHGLDLATGGTAHVRDVLEPGDLVVAVCDNAHENLDRRSAGTSVDRLHWSVPDPVPADTDAAFEEALALIRHRVGRLATAVDTVAPGRPA; encoded by the coding sequence ATGAATGCTGAGCGACCCGACCTGGTGCGGCGGGCGACCGTGCACGCCGCGCTCGCCGAACCGGTCCGGCTGGCGATGGTGGACGCCCTGGCGCTGCAGGACGTCTCACCGAAGGCGCTCGGCGCGCGGCTCGATCTGCCCTCCAACCTGCTGGCGCATCACCTCGGGGTGCTGGAGCGGGCGGGTCTGGTCGTCCGGGGCCGCTCGGAGGCCGATCGCCGCCGCAGCTACGTCCGGCTGATCCCCGAGACACTGGACGGCCTGGTGCCTGCGGCCCCGCGGGGCCTGCCCCGGCCGCCCCGCGTGGTGTTCGTGTGCACGCACAACTCGGCGCGGTCCCAGCTCGCCGCCGCGCTGTGGGCGCGGCGCAGCCCGGTGCCCGCGGCGTCGGCGGGGACCCGGCCGAGCCCGCACGTCCATCCCCGGACGGTCGCCACCGCGCGGGCGCACGGGCTCGACCTGGCGACCGGCGGCACCGCGCACGTCCGGGACGTCCTGGAGCCCGGCGACCTCGTCGTCGCCGTGTGCGACAACGCCCACGAGAACCTGGACCGGCGTTCCGCCGGAACGAGCGTGGACCGCCTGCACTGGTCGGTTCCCGATCCTGTGCCCGCCGACACCGACGCGGCGTTCGAGGAGGCGCTGGCCCTCATCCGGCACCGCGTCGGACGCCTCGCCACGGCCGTCGACACGGTCGCTCCGGGGAGACCGGCGTGA
- a CDS encoding ArsR/SmtB family transcription factor: MSEREAAELAGVFKALADPVRLRLLNMIASAEGGEACVCDLTGPFELSGPTISHHLKVLRNAGLIEGERRGTWVYYRVVAEKLTRLSGLFALPVLAGT; the protein is encoded by the coding sequence ATGAGCGAGCGCGAGGCCGCCGAGCTGGCCGGGGTGTTCAAGGCGCTGGCCGATCCGGTCCGGCTGCGACTGCTGAACATGATCGCCTCGGCCGAGGGCGGTGAGGCGTGCGTCTGCGATCTGACCGGGCCGTTCGAGTTGTCGGGGCCGACGATCTCCCACCACCTGAAGGTGCTGCGCAACGCCGGTCTGATCGAGGGCGAGCGGCGCGGGACCTGGGTGTACTACCGGGTGGTGGCCGAGAAGCTGACCCGCCTGTCGGGGCTGTTCGCGCTGCCTGTCCTCGCCGGCACCTGA
- a CDS encoding three-helix bundle dimerization domain-containing protein, protein MNRTGERAVFERIAARLAVRFHGLASAETIGRLVADSHERLRATSRVDAHDELEFGGGRGPRAAGVEPSGTADRGGHLRAARVPGADASRRWRRSGSICLRSPPSR, encoded by the coding sequence GTGAACAGGACCGGTGAACGGGCGGTGTTCGAGCGGATCGCGGCACGTCTCGCGGTCCGGTTCCACGGGCTCGCCTCCGCCGAGACGATCGGACGGCTGGTCGCCGATTCCCACGAGCGGCTGCGGGCGACCTCGCGCGTCGACGCCCATGACGAGCTCGAGTTCGGCGGCGGGCGCGGTCCCCGCGCCGCGGGCGTGGAGCCGTCCGGCACCGCGGACCGCGGCGGCCATCTGCGAGCGGCCCGCGTTCCCGGCGCGGACGCGTCGAGGCGATGGCGGAGATCGGGGTCGATCTGTCTCCGGAGTCCCCCAAGCCGCTGA
- a CDS encoding polyamine aminopropyltransferase, with amino-acid sequence MGALFEELDWRPTPMGVVSLRRRRDPALGAEVYEIKLDDDFLMSSLWTVGEIELARLGLAALQDMAPEGGMDVIVGGLGLGHTAHAALEDPRVRSLVVVEKLGEVIEWHRAGLVPLGEGLADDARCRLVQGDFFAMAGSRSGFDSVAPGGRVHAVLLDIDHSPQHVLDSGHAAFYRPEPLTRLAEQIHPGGVFALWSNDPPDDGFTSLLGELFTEVTAHVVEFPNHIQGGTATNTVYVARTPAENPRP; translated from the coding sequence ATGGGTGCACTGTTCGAAGAACTCGACTGGCGGCCGACACCCATGGGCGTCGTCAGCCTGAGACGTCGCCGGGATCCCGCGCTCGGCGCCGAGGTCTACGAGATCAAGCTCGATGACGACTTTCTCATGTCGAGCCTGTGGACGGTCGGTGAGATCGAACTCGCCCGGCTCGGCCTGGCCGCGCTCCAGGACATGGCACCCGAAGGGGGCATGGACGTCATCGTCGGGGGTCTCGGGCTGGGCCACACCGCCCACGCCGCCCTGGAGGACCCCCGGGTGCGTTCGCTCGTCGTGGTGGAGAAACTCGGCGAGGTGATCGAATGGCACCGTGCCGGGCTGGTCCCGCTCGGCGAGGGTCTCGCGGACGACGCTCGCTGCCGGCTGGTCCAGGGCGACTTCTTCGCCATGGCCGGATCCCGGTCCGGTTTCGACTCGGTGGCGCCCGGAGGTCGGGTCCACGCCGTCCTGTTGGACATCGACCATTCGCCGCAGCATGTTCTCGACTCCGGCCACGCGGCGTTCTACCGGCCGGAGCCGCTCACCCGCCTGGCCGAGCAGATCCACCCCGGAGGCGTCTTCGCCCTCTGGTCGAACGACCCGCCCGACGACGGCTTCACCTCCCTGCTGGGCGAGCTCTTCACCGAGGTCACCGCGCACGTCGTCGAGTTCCCCAACCACATCCAGGGCGGAACCGCGACCAACACCGTCTATGTCGCACGCACGCCTGCCGAAAACCCCCGGCCATGA
- a CDS encoding flavin-containing monooxygenase: MSAHTASLIVIGGGQAGLATARVARELGLAPIVLETADQAEGSWSHYYDSLTLFSPARRSALPGAAFPGDPDRYPTRDEVVEYLSGYARRLDADVRTGHRVERVSAPDGLGFRVAVSGGEELTAPLVVAATGAFSRPHRPVLAGLDTFDGTVLHSSGYRRPEPLAGRRVVIVGGGNSAVQIAIELAAVADVTLATRHPLRFMPQRIAGRDVHVWLQRTGLDTAGWAKPLLTGGKGTPVMDTGTYRAAIATGNPDRRPMFTRLDGDQVLWDDGTREHVDVVLQATGYRPGVDYLAGLGALDGEGLPRHRGGVSTTHPGLGYVGLEWQRSFASATLRGAGADARHVLTRLLERSRP; the protein is encoded by the coding sequence ATGAGCGCACACACCGCATCGCTGATCGTCATCGGCGGCGGGCAGGCGGGGTTGGCCACGGCCCGCGTCGCCCGCGAACTGGGCTTGGCCCCGATCGTCTTGGAGACCGCCGACCAGGCCGAGGGGTCCTGGTCGCACTACTACGACAGCCTCACGCTGTTCTCGCCCGCCCGTCGCAGTGCCCTGCCGGGCGCGGCGTTCCCGGGCGACCCCGACCGTTACCCGACGCGCGACGAGGTCGTGGAGTACCTGTCGGGTTACGCGCGGCGGCTGGACGCCGACGTCCGCACCGGCCACCGGGTCGAGCGGGTGTCCGCGCCGGACGGGCTCGGGTTCCGGGTCGCCGTGTCCGGCGGGGAGGAGCTGACCGCGCCGCTGGTGGTCGCCGCGACGGGAGCCTTCAGTCGCCCGCACCGTCCAGTGCTCGCGGGCCTGGACACGTTCGACGGGACGGTGCTGCACTCGTCCGGCTACCGGCGTCCCGAGCCGCTGGCGGGCCGACGGGTGGTGATCGTGGGCGGCGGGAACTCGGCGGTGCAGATCGCCATCGAGCTCGCCGCGGTCGCCGACGTCACCCTGGCCACACGCCACCCGCTGCGCTTCATGCCGCAGCGCATCGCCGGACGGGACGTGCACGTCTGGCTGCAGCGCACCGGGCTGGACACCGCGGGCTGGGCCAAGCCCCTGCTGACCGGCGGCAAGGGCACCCCCGTCATGGACACCGGCACCTACCGCGCCGCCATCGCGACCGGCAACCCCGACCGCCGCCCGATGTTCACCCGCCTCGACGGCGACCAGGTCCTCTGGGACGACGGCACGCGCGAGCACGTCGACGTCGTCCTGCAGGCCACCGGCTACCGGCCCGGCGTGGACTACCTCGCCGGCCTCGGCGCGCTGGACGGCGAGGGACTGCCGCGCCACCGCGGCGGCGTCTCGACGACCCACCCGGGGCTGGGATACGTGGGGCTCGAGTGGCAGCGCTCGTTCGCGTCGGCGACCCTGCGCGGGGCCGGTGCCGACGCCCGCCATGTCCTGACCCGGCTGCTCGAGCGGTCCAGACCCTGA
- a CDS encoding ArsR/SmtB family transcription factor, with amino-acid sequence MLRALADPLRARIVELLAVEALCVCHLVEETGARQSNISNHLRVLRDTGLVETEPCGRFTYYRLRPEPLRAASARLDELAGAAEAARAQTRKRPCP; translated from the coding sequence ATGTTGCGGGCCCTGGCCGACCCGCTGCGCGCCCGGATAGTGGAACTGCTGGCGGTCGAGGCGCTGTGCGTGTGCCACCTGGTCGAGGAGACCGGCGCCCGGCAGAGCAACATTTCCAACCACCTGCGCGTCCTGCGCGACACCGGGCTGGTGGAGACCGAGCCGTGCGGCCGGTTCACCTACTACCGGCTCCGGCCCGAACCGCTGCGGGCCGCGTCCGCCCGGCTGGACGAACTCGCCGGCGCCGCCGAGGCCGCTCGCGCCCAGACTCGGAAGAGGCCCTGCCCGTGA
- a CDS encoding ArsR/SmtB family transcription factor: MTTQPVAGGELPDANGGRDASPAGCGGAAPLGPGAREFLKALASEQRQQMLELFTGGVEITVGGVAERLAISQPAASQQLAILRRGGLLTSRKVGKQVHYRIDSAAVDASLTELRTYLHTCCPPPDPEPSG; the protein is encoded by the coding sequence GTGACGACACAGCCTGTGGCCGGAGGGGAACTGCCGGATGCGAACGGCGGCCGGGACGCGTCCCCGGCCGGGTGCGGTGGCGCCGCACCGCTCGGCCCCGGTGCCCGCGAGTTTCTGAAGGCGCTGGCCAGCGAGCAGCGGCAGCAGATGCTGGAGCTGTTCACCGGCGGCGTCGAGATCACCGTCGGGGGCGTCGCCGAGCGGCTGGCCATCTCGCAGCCCGCCGCGTCCCAGCAGCTCGCGATCCTGCGCCGCGGCGGCCTGCTCACCTCCCGCAAGGTCGGCAAACAGGTCCACTACCGCATCGACTCCGCCGCCGTCGACGCGTCCCTCACCGAACTGCGCACGTACCTGCACACCTGCTGTCCGCCGCCGGACCCCGAACCGTCCGGCTGA